The nucleotide sequence GCGGCGCACGTTGCTGTAGGAGGCCCGGTCAACATCAATAGCGAAGGTGCTGAGCGGGTTGCGGCGCGCTTCCAAAAACTGGTTTTCGTGGACGATGGCGTAGTTCTCGCGGCTTTGCGGGGCCGTATCGGTGGCATTGGGTGCGGCGTCAGCAGCGGCAGCTGGGACGGGCTCGGCGGCAGCTTCCACGGCTTCGGTTGTCACCAGTTGCTCGGTGGAATATTGGTGGCAGGCGGGCAATAGCCAGGCGCCAGCCAACAGCCCACAAAGGGGCCAGAGGCGGTTCAGTTTCATCAGAAGGAAGGCTTGGAGGATGAAAAAGCCTCACCCGGCAACAATTGCTGGCTATCCGCCCCGCCGCAACTCGCGACCTTGCGTGGGGCAGCTCTGCGGCCCGTTTCCCTTCGCGACGGAAACCAGCGGCTGCAGAACCAGCGGGACCCACTGCTTGCAGTCGGGCCTCGGGTGAGGAAGTATACAAGCGGCGCCGCCTGTGGTGGTTTATGCAATTGGGCGGGCTGATGTAACCCGCCAAGGGCCAACATAATTGTGGCATAGCGCCCTCGCGCCCTAACCTTGCTTGCCACAAGAAGCGAGGGGCGAGGTCAGGCGGATTTTCAAAAACTGGCACGGTTTTGTAAAAGTCCCCATCAACAGCCCGCCTTTCAGCCCGCGCAGTGCGGCGGCCGGCACTTCACTTCAACCGTCCTCTTCGTTATGAAAGCTTCTTCTTTCTTTGGCCGCCTGGCCGCCGCTACGCTTCTCTTCTCTGCCGTAGGCACTGCCGCCCAGGCCCAGGTGCAAACCCACCGCGTGCCGGCGTATACCGGTAAGGCCCAGGCCCGTTCGGTATCGGCGGTGCGGAAGCCGGCGGCCAGCACGGGCGGCGCCCAGATCGGCATTCGGGCCGGCGTGAACGTGTCGGACTGGTCGGGCGATGCCGTGCAGAGCGTGATGGACCTGGCCGGCTACACCAACGGCGGCGTGACCAAGGAAATGAAAACCGGCTTCCACGCCGGCCTCTACGCCACGCTGCCCGTTGCGCCCGGCTTCTCCATTGAGCCCGGCGTGCTGTACTCCGAGAAAGGCGCCCGCCTGGTGGGCACGCTGCCCTTCGAGCAGCTGGACTTCCTGAATGCCCGCGTAACGGCCACCTCGCGCATGGCTTACCTCGACGTGCCGGTGCTGGCTAAAATCAACGTGACGCCTGGCTTCTACATCTTCGCCGGCCCGCAGGCCTCGTTCCTGCTCAGCAACAAGGTGCGCGTGGAAGCCGGCGCGCTGGGCTTCGATGCCTTCCAGCAGGACTTCGACGTGAAAGACCAGTTCCGCCCCGTTGATTTCAGCGTGACCGGCGGCCTGGGCTACCAGCACAGCAGCGGCATCGGCGTCAGCGCCGGCTACGACTACGGCCTGTCGTCGCTCGACAAAAACAACCGCTTCGACGCCCAGAACCGCGTCATCAAAGCCTCGCTGAACTACTCGTTCTAGGCCGGCTGTGGCACGGACTTCAGTTTGTAGCCCAACCAGCTGGCCCGGTACCGGCGGGCTGCGGACTGAAATCCGCGCCACAATCGACCAACAAAAAGACCCTGCCGGTTAGCCGGCAGGGTCTTTTGGCGTTAAACGGCACCGGCCGAAGCCGCTGCCAGGCCAGAGGTCAGGCCGGGTTCTGGCAAGTAGCGTAGCGCCGGCCGGCTGCAACCAGCCGGAGCCCCTTGCCGGAAGGGTGAGTGAAGCGCCCGACCTGACCCAATTTCTTTGCTGCTTAGGCAGTTACCCCCTTCGCAGGATACCTACTGAGCCCTTCACGTTGCATGCGTGGCGCGAACTGCGGCGCCGGCGCCTCCGCCAAACGCCCAAATCTGTTCTTCTGATGCGCCAGTGGGCCGGATTTCACACGCGGCCCCCTAAAAAATTTACGGCGCACGGCGCGCC is from Hymenobacter yonginensis and encodes:
- a CDS encoding porin family protein codes for the protein MKASSFFGRLAAATLLFSAVGTAAQAQVQTHRVPAYTGKAQARSVSAVRKPAASTGGAQIGIRAGVNVSDWSGDAVQSVMDLAGYTNGGVTKEMKTGFHAGLYATLPVAPGFSIEPGVLYSEKGARLVGTLPFEQLDFLNARVTATSRMAYLDVPVLAKINVTPGFYIFAGPQASFLLSNKVRVEAGALGFDAFQQDFDVKDQFRPVDFSVTGGLGYQHSSGIGVSAGYDYGLSSLDKNNRFDAQNRVIKASLNYSF